The following proteins come from a genomic window of Sardina pilchardus chromosome 1, fSarPil1.1, whole genome shotgun sequence:
- the LOC134092026 gene encoding histone H3 codes for MARTKQTARKSTGGKAPRKQLATKAARKSAPATGGVKKPHRYRPGTVALREIRRYQKSTELLIRKLPFQRLVREIAQDFKTDLRFQSSAVMALQEASEAYLVGLFEDTNLCAIHAKRVTIMPKDIQLARRIRGERA; via the coding sequence ATGGCAAGAACCAAGCAGACAGCCCGCAAATCTACCGGAGGTAAGGCTCCGAGGAAACAACTCGCCACCAAGGCTGCGCGTAAAAGCGCACCGGCAACCGGTGGAGTGAAGAAGCCTCACCGTTACAGGCCTGGTACCGTAGCTCTGAGAGAGATCCGTCGTTACCAGAAGTCTACTGAGCTGCTGATCCGCAAGTTGCCCTTCCAGCGTCTGGTCAGAGAAATCGCCCAGGACTTCAAGACTGATCTGCGGTTCCAGAGCTCTGCGGTCATGGCTCTTCAGGAGGCCAGCGAGGCTTACCTCGTCGGTTTGTTTGAGGACACCAACCTGTGCGCCATCCACGCCAAGAGAGTCACCATTATGCCCAAGGACATCCAGTTGGCTCGTCGTATCCGTGGGGAGCGTGCTTAA
- the LOC134091790 gene encoding histone H2A gives MSGRGKTGGKARAKAKTRSSRAGLQFPVGRVHRLLRKGNYAQRVGAGAPVYLAAVLEYLTAEILELAGNAARDNKKTRIIPRHLQLAVRNDEELNKLLGGVTIAQGGVLPNIQAVLLPKKTEKSK, from the coding sequence ATGAGCGGAAGAGGCAAAACCGGTGGCAAGGCCAGAGCAAAGGCCAAGACCAGGTCATCCAGGGCTGGACTGCAGTTCCCCGTGGGCCGCGTGCACAGGCTGCTGCGTAAAGGTAACTATGCCCAGCGTGTGGGTGCTGGTGCACCGGTCTACTTGGCTGCCGTGCTCGAGTACTTGACTGCTGAAATTCTGGAGTTGGCCGGTAACGCTGCCCGTGATAACAAGAAGACCCGTATCATTCCCCGTCATCTGCAACTGGCTGTGCGTAATGACGAAGAGTTGAACAAACTGCTCGGCGGAGTGACTATCGCTCAGGGTGGTGTGCTGCCTAACATCCAGGCTGTGCTGCTGCCCAAGAAGACCGAAAAGTCCAAGTAA